A window of the Thermococcus alcaliphilus genome harbors these coding sequences:
- a CDS encoding 50S ribosomal protein L14e: MPAIDVGRLAVVIAGRRAGQKVVVVDIIDKNFVLVTGAGLNKVKRRRMNIKHLEPLPEKVNIERGADDEAVKQALEKAGISLE; this comes from the coding sequence ATGCCAGCGATTGATGTTGGAAGGCTAGCCGTTGTTATTGCCGGAAGAAGGGCTGGACAAAAGGTAGTTGTTGTTGACATAATCGACAAGAACTTCGTCCTCGTTACCGGCGCTGGATTAAACAAGGTGAAGAGAAGAAGAATGAACATCAAGCACCTTGAGCCTCTCCCAGAGAAGGTTAACATTGAGAGAGGCGCCGACGACGAGGCTGTTAAGCAAGCTTTGGAAAAAGCGGGAATAAGTTTAGAGTGA